The following are encoded together in the Ralstonia insidiosa genome:
- a CDS encoding EamA family transporter — translation MNLVTFGLILTGVMLNACAQLLLKAGVNNIGRFAFSAENIVPIGIKLATQLPIIGGLSCYVISVVVWILGLSRVDVTIAYPMLSLGYVVNAFLAWYLFGEVLSIQRLVGIAIILVGVLVLARS, via the coding sequence ATGAATCTGGTCACTTTCGGGCTGATCCTGACAGGCGTCATGCTCAATGCCTGCGCCCAGCTACTGCTCAAGGCAGGCGTCAACAACATTGGCCGCTTTGCGTTCTCGGCCGAAAACATCGTGCCGATCGGCATCAAGCTTGCAACGCAGTTGCCCATCATCGGCGGCCTGTCGTGCTACGTGATTTCCGTGGTGGTGTGGATCCTCGGCCTGTCGCGCGTGGATGTGACCATTGCGTATCCAATGCTCTCGCTGGGCTACGTGGTCAATGCCTTCCTGGCGTGGTATCTGTTTGGCGAAGTGTTGTCGATCCAGCGACTGGTCGGCATCGCCATCATCCTCGTCGGTGTGCTCGTGCTAGCCCGCTCATGA
- a CDS encoding Mth938-like domain-containing protein gives MKLHSSDPTTVLNTVTAYGDGYIEINKVRYEHSVLVMPEGAVIPWDVARFEDLTPEHFARLLELGAEVVVFGTGNKLRFPHPRLTAPLTEKRIGVEAMDLQAAGRTYNILMLEGRKAAAALLIERA, from the coding sequence TTGAAGCTCCATTCCTCCGATCCAACCACCGTTCTCAATACCGTCACCGCCTATGGCGACGGCTATATCGAAATCAACAAGGTGCGCTACGAGCATTCGGTGCTCGTCATGCCCGAAGGTGCGGTCATACCGTGGGATGTCGCGCGCTTTGAAGACCTCACGCCCGAGCACTTCGCCCGCCTGCTGGAACTGGGTGCGGAGGTGGTCGTATTCGGCACCGGTAACAAACTGCGCTTTCCGCACCCGCGCCTGACCGCGCCGCTCACCGAGAAGCGCATCGGCGTGGAAGCAATGGACCTGCAGGCCGCGGGCCGCACCTACAACATCCTGATGCTGGAAGGCCGCAAAGCGGCGGCCGCATTGCTGATCGAACGCGCCTGA
- a CDS encoding glycosyltransferase family 39 protein, translating into MPIDRSANAPALPWRNASLWLLAAAFLAVWLGTLGYRHLIPTDEGRYAEIAREMFTTGDWVTIRYNALKYFEKPPLQMWGTALAYTLFGVGDWQARLFTALSGIAGLVFTMLAAARWWGKRTAVITGLVLVSAPMWNVGAHFNSLDMGVAGCMTMALAALLLAQHPDATRSQQRNWMWVCWASMALAVLSKGLIGVVLPGFVLVVYTLVARDWALWKRLHLMTGLIVFFAVGAPWFALISARNPEFAWFFFVHEHFQRFTSTVHNRNAPLWYFVPLLLAGFLPWLAQLPGAARLSFARTETATNGFRPTLMLGLWAILIFAFFSISDSKLPGYIFPIIPALAVLAALALETTSERAWRWQLKVFLALAVVGLAASGYVATMSSDMYPNAVFSRFGVFLAVAFAAGAVFTWLALRFADRRFESLVAFACAWFLTFTVALLGHEAFGRSMSGIDLVPAVKPWLKPGVPFYAVERLDHTMPFYLGTPTTMVQQPDELAFGIEQEPTKWIPTTEAFVTHWKEGGQAVAMMGPGTYDRLSAQGVPMIVIARDARRVIVRRN; encoded by the coding sequence ATGCCGATCGACCGCTCTGCCAACGCGCCTGCCCTGCCCTGGCGCAATGCCTCCCTGTGGCTGCTGGCCGCCGCCTTTCTGGCTGTCTGGCTGGGCACACTGGGCTACCGCCACCTGATCCCCACCGACGAAGGCCGCTACGCCGAGATCGCCCGCGAGATGTTCACCACGGGCGACTGGGTGACCATCCGCTACAACGCCCTGAAGTATTTCGAGAAGCCACCGCTGCAGATGTGGGGCACGGCGCTCGCCTACACGCTGTTTGGCGTTGGCGACTGGCAGGCACGGCTGTTCACGGCGTTGTCGGGCATCGCCGGCCTCGTTTTCACGATGCTGGCGGCAGCGCGCTGGTGGGGCAAACGAACCGCCGTTATCACCGGGCTGGTCCTGGTGAGTGCGCCGATGTGGAATGTGGGTGCACATTTCAATTCGCTCGATATGGGCGTGGCCGGCTGCATGACGATGGCACTGGCGGCGCTGCTGCTGGCACAGCATCCGGATGCCACGCGCAGCCAGCAACGCAACTGGATGTGGGTCTGCTGGGCGTCGATGGCACTGGCTGTACTGAGCAAGGGCCTGATCGGTGTTGTGCTGCCGGGCTTCGTGCTGGTGGTCTACACACTCGTCGCGCGTGACTGGGCATTGTGGAAACGGCTGCACCTGATGACGGGGCTGATCGTCTTCTTTGCGGTGGGTGCACCGTGGTTCGCGCTGATTTCTGCGCGCAACCCGGAGTTTGCGTGGTTCTTCTTCGTGCACGAGCACTTCCAGCGCTTCACCTCGACCGTGCACAACCGCAACGCGCCGCTTTGGTATTTCGTGCCGCTGCTGCTGGCGGGCTTCCTGCCGTGGCTTGCGCAACTGCCGGGCGCGGCACGCCTCTCCTTCGCTCGCACTGAAACTGCTACCAATGGCTTCCGACCAACGCTCATGCTCGGTTTGTGGGCCATCCTGATCTTCGCGTTTTTCAGCATTTCCGACTCCAAGCTGCCGGGCTATATCTTCCCGATCATCCCGGCGCTGGCGGTTCTGGCTGCGCTGGCGCTGGAAACGACCAGCGAGCGCGCTTGGCGCTGGCAACTCAAGGTCTTCCTGGCGTTGGCCGTGGTCGGTCTGGCGGCGAGCGGCTATGTGGCAACAATGTCGTCGGACATGTACCCGAATGCCGTGTTTTCGCGTTTTGGGGTGTTCCTGGCGGTGGCCTTCGCTGCAGGCGCCGTTTTTACGTGGCTGGCGCTGCGCTTTGCAGACAGGCGCTTTGAGAGTCTCGTTGCGTTCGCCTGTGCGTGGTTCCTGACGTTTACGGTCGCCCTGCTCGGCCACGAGGCATTCGGGCGTTCGATGTCGGGTATCGATCTCGTACCTGCCGTCAAACCGTGGCTGAAGCCCGGCGTACCGTTCTATGCGGTGGAGCGACTGGACCATACAATGCCGTTTTACCTCGGCACGCCAACCACGATGGTGCAGCAGCCCGATGAACTGGCCTTCGGCATCGAGCAAGAGCCCACCAAGTGGATTCCGACCACCGAGGCCTTCGTGACCCACTGGAAGGAAGGCGGCCAGGCCGTCGCCATGATGGGGCCGGGTACGTATGACCGCTTGTCAGCCCAGGGCGTACCGATGATTGTGATCGCCCGAGATGCCCGCCGCGTGATCGTGCGGCGCAACTAG
- a CDS encoding pyridoxal phosphate-dependent aminotransferase: MKTIQKSAKLNNVCYDIRGPVLEKAKQMEEDGHKIIKLNIGNLAPFGFDAPEEIQLDMIRNLPNSAGYSDSKGIFAARKAVMHYTQEQGIKNVTLDDIYLGNGASELISLATNALLDQGDELLLPAPDYPLWTAVTSLSGGTPVHYYCDESNGWMPDLDDIRAKITPNTKGIVVINPNNPTGALYSDDLLRGIIAIAREHGLVIFADEVYDKVLFDDNKHTALGSLSEDVLTITFNSLSKSYRSCGYRAGWMVVSGDKRPAKDYIEGLNMLSSMRLCANVPGQWAIQTALGGYQSIKDLVAPGGRMRRQRDLAHELITAIPGVTCVKPKAALYMFPRLDPAVYPIEDDQQFIRQLLEEERVLLVQGTGFNWHSPDHFRIVFLPHEDDLREAIGRISRFLERYRQRHGTGIRAA, translated from the coding sequence GTGAAAACGATCCAGAAATCCGCCAAGCTCAATAACGTCTGCTATGACATTCGCGGCCCCGTGCTCGAGAAGGCCAAGCAGATGGAAGAAGACGGCCATAAGATCATCAAGCTGAACATCGGCAACCTAGCCCCGTTCGGCTTTGATGCCCCGGAAGAGATTCAGCTGGACATGATCCGCAACCTGCCGAACTCGGCCGGTTATTCGGATTCCAAGGGCATTTTCGCGGCGCGCAAGGCGGTGATGCACTACACGCAAGAGCAGGGCATCAAGAACGTCACGCTGGATGACATCTACCTGGGCAATGGCGCATCGGAGCTGATTTCGCTGGCGACCAACGCGCTGCTCGATCAGGGCGACGAGCTGCTCCTGCCGGCGCCCGACTACCCGCTGTGGACCGCGGTGACCAGCCTTTCGGGCGGCACGCCAGTGCATTACTACTGCGATGAGTCCAACGGCTGGATGCCGGACCTGGACGACATCCGCGCCAAGATCACGCCGAACACCAAGGGCATCGTCGTCATCAACCCGAACAACCCGACGGGCGCGTTGTATTCCGATGATCTGCTGCGCGGCATCATTGCGATTGCGCGCGAGCACGGCCTGGTGATCTTCGCCGACGAGGTGTACGACAAGGTCCTGTTTGACGACAACAAGCACACGGCTCTCGGCTCGCTGTCGGAAGATGTGCTGACCATCACGTTCAACAGCCTGTCGAAGAGCTATCGCTCGTGCGGTTACCGCGCGGGCTGGATGGTCGTCTCCGGCGACAAGCGCCCGGCCAAGGACTACATCGAAGGCCTGAACATGCTGTCGTCGATGCGCCTGTGTGCCAACGTGCCGGGGCAATGGGCGATCCAGACTGCGCTGGGCGGCTATCAGAGCATTAAAGACCTCGTGGCGCCGGGCGGCCGCATGCGTCGTCAGCGCGACCTGGCGCACGAGCTGATTACTGCGATCCCGGGTGTGACCTGCGTGAAGCCCAAGGCTGCGCTGTACATGTTCCCGCGCCTCGATCCGGCCGTGTACCCGATCGAAGACGATCAGCAATTCATCCGCCAACTGCTGGAAGAGGAGCGTGTGCTGCTGGTGCAGGGCACGGGCTTCAACTGGCACTCGCCGGACCACTTCCGCATCGTCTTCCTGCCGCACGAAGACGACCTTCGTGAAGCGATTGGCCGAATTTCGCGCTTCCTGGAGCGGTACCGTCAGCGTCACGGTACTGGAATCCGGGCCGCCTGA